The following proteins come from a genomic window of Liolophura sinensis isolate JHLJ2023 chromosome 13, CUHK_Ljap_v2, whole genome shotgun sequence:
- the LOC135480366 gene encoding uncharacterized protein LOC135480366 gives MDIHARIWDEGLVGTHYFTSLFMGHATAEDMIEHFETGTDGLNMRRLLQLSMDGPSVNWKFHRMFQTKISSTYDHFLVNVWSCGLHIVHGAFKDGASASGWQIQDVLRGLYTLFKDTPARREDFIKCTESTTFPMKFCPHRWVENVPVVERALSIWLNIQKYVKQVNKGHCDNPKTVSYKTVSDATKDKIIVVKLLSFLSIAKTIQPFLTQYQTDKPMLPFLAEDLFRLIRSLMKRFLKEDVDISTVNKLVKVNLEDKDLHKSYTDVDLGFAAEKELKKIKSSSSGPKVSDREILELRMQCKGFLIKLVSKLLEKSPLKYPLTLQISCLDPRQMATNKTVCITNMKKLLATLLDANQMRGGACDTVLLQFEEFLETTVIGNMSTFSNFDPHKPESRLDALMFESVALNQRMAPLWNVMKNLLLLSHGQATVERGFSVNRQIETENMIEQTVVSERLVCDHLKGIGGLKNIEVTKEMLTYCSSARQKYSLYLDSKREEKLNAEKLA, from the exons ATGGACATACACGCCAGGATTTGGGATGAAGgactg GTTGGCACCCATTACTTCACCTCTCTATTCATGGGACATGCCACAGCTGAGGACATGATCGAACACTTTGAAACTGGCACGGACGGGCTCAATATGAGAAGACTTCTACAGCTGTCCATGGATGGACCTTCCGTCAACTGGAAATTTCATCGCATGTTCCAAACCAAGATCTCTTCCACTTATGACCACTTTCTTGTGAATGTTTGGAGCTGTGGGCTTCATATCGTACATGGAGCATTTAAGGATGGTGCAAGTGCATCTGGTTGGCAGATTCAGGATGTGTTGAGAGGCCTTTACACGTTATTCAAGGACACGCCTGCACGAAGGGAAGATTTCATTAAATGTACAGAATCAACCACTTTCCCAATGAAATTTTGCCCCCACAGATGGGTGGAGAATGTTCCTGTGGTTGAACGAGCACTCTCCATATGGCTTAACATTCAGAAGTATGTGAAACAGGTTAATAAAGGACATTGTGACAACCCAAAGACAGTTTCATACAAGACTGTATCAGATGCAACCAAAGACAAGATTATTGTTGtaaaacttttgtcatttttgtctaTTGCCAAAACTATTCAGCCATTTTTGACACAATACCAAACTGACAAACCAATGCTACCATTCCTGGCTGAGGATTTGTTTCGTCTGATACGATCTTTAATGAAAAGGTTCCTCAAAGAAGATGTGGACATAAGCACGGTAAACAAACTTGTTAAGGTCAATCTTGAAGACAAAGATCTTCACAAGAGCTACACTGATGTTGATCTCGGGTTTGCGGCAGAAAAGGAGCTCAAGAAAATCAAGAGCTCTTCCTCTGGGCCTAAAGTTAGTGACAGAGAGATCCTTGAGCTACGCATGCAATGCAAAGGGTTTCTTATCAAACTTGTTAGCAAGCTCCTTGAAAAATCTCCTCTTAAATACCCCCTTACTTTGCAAATTTCTTGTTTGGACCCAAGACAAATGGCAACAAACAAAACCGTGTGCATCACTAACATGAAAAAACTGTTGGCCACATTACTGGACGCCAACCAAATGCGTGGAGGAGCATGCGACACTGTACTCCTACAGTTTGAAGAATTTCTGGAAACAACTGTTATTGGtaacatgtcaacattttccaaCTTTGACCCACATAAACCTGAGAGTAGACTAGATGCCCTGATGTTTGAATCTGTTGCCCTAAATCAGCGAATGGCACCTTTGTGGAATGTTATGAAAAACCTTCTTCTCCTGTCGCATGGACAAGCGACGGTCGAAAGAGGCTTCTCAGTGAACCGACAaattgaaacagaaaacatgattGAACAAACTGTTGTATCTGAACGACTTGTGTGTGATCACCTCAAGGGAATCGGCGGATTGAAAAACATTGAAGTAACAAAGGAAATGTTGACGTACTGTTCTTCTGCTAGACAGAAGTATTCCTTGTACTTAGATTCCAAGAGGGAAGAGAAACTTAATGCAGAAAAACTTGCCTAA